From the genome of Alosa sapidissima isolate fAloSap1 chromosome 14, fAloSap1.pri, whole genome shotgun sequence, one region includes:
- the celf1 gene encoding CUGBP Elav-like family member 1 isoform X6, producing the protein MDSVEAETLYLSAEQHGQHECELPLSALEAAASGGSKKMNGTLDHPDQPDIDAIKMFVGQIPRSWSEDQLRELFEPYGAVYEINVLRDRSQNPPQSKGCCFITYYTRKAALEAQNALHNMKILPGMHHPIQMKPADSEKNNAVEDRKLFIGMISKKCNENDIRLMFSPYGQIEECRILRGPDGLSRGCAFVTFTARQMAQSAIKSMHQSQTMEGCSSPIVVKFADTQKDKEQKRMAQQLQQQMQQLNAASMWGNLAGLNSLGPQYLALYLQLLQQSASSGNALNNLHPMSAGSSPTSSTNSSMNPMASLGALQSLAAGAGAGLNMGSLAAGMAALNGGLGSGGLGSGGLGSGGLSNGSASTMEALTQAAYSGIQQYAAAALPSLYNQSLLSQQSMGAAGSQKEASGNQSTGPEGANLFIYHLPQEFGDQDLLQMFMPFGNVISAKVFIDKQTNLSKCFGFVSYDNPVSSQAAIQSMNGFQIGMKRLKVQLKRSKNDSKPY; encoded by the exons ATCAAAGAAGATGAACGGAACCCTGGACCATCCGGACCAGCCGGACATCGACGCCATAAAGATGTTTGTGGGGCAGATCCCGCGCTCCTGGTCAGAGGACCAGCTGAGGGAGCTTTTCGAGCCGTACGGCGCAGTCTACGAGATCAACGTGCTCCGCGACCGCAGCCAGAACCCTCCGCAGAGCAAAG GTTGTTGTTTCATCACATATTACACACGCAAAGCTGCATTAGAAGCACAGAACGCCCTTCACAACATGAAGATACTCCCAGGG aTGCATCACCCCATCCAGATGAAGCCCGCTGACAGCGAGAAGAACAACG CCGTAGAGGACAGGAAGTTATTCATCGGCATGATCTCAAAGAAGTGCAACGAAAACGATATCCGGCTCATGTTCTCGCCCTACGGACAGATCGAAGAGTGTCGGATACTGCGAGGACCTGATGGCTTGAGCCGCG GCTGTGCCTTCGTCACCTTCACAGCAAGACAGATGGCCCAGTCAGCCATCAAGTCAATGCACCAGTCCCAAACCATGGAG GGTTGCTCCTCCCCGATCGTGGTGAAGTTTGCCGACACGCAGAAGGATAAGGAGCAGAAGCGCATGGCGCAGCAGCTCCAACAGCAGATGCAGCAGCTCAATGCCGCCTCCATGTGGGGCAACCTGGCTGGACTCAACTCGCTGGGCCCCCAGTACCTCGCA CTTTATTTGCAGCTCCTGCAGCAGTCTGCCTCCTCTGGGAATGCACTCAACAACCTGCACCCCATGTCAG cgggttcctcccccacctccagcACTAACTCCTCTATGAATCCCATGGCTTCTCTTGGAGCCCTGCAGTCTCTGGCCGCAGGTGCTGGGGCTGGCCTTAACATGGGCTCTCTtgcag CAGGCATGGCAGCGCTGAACGGAGGTCTGGGCAGCGGAGGTCTGGGCAGCGGAGGTCTGGGCAGTGGAGGTCTGTCAAACGGCTCGGCCAGCACCATGGAGGCCCTGACCCAGGCAGCCTACTCGGGCATCCAGCAGTACGCGGCTGCCGCCCTGCCCAGCCTCTACAACCAGAGCCTGCTCTCCCAGCAGAGCATGGGCGCTGCCGGCAGCCAGAAGGAAG CAAGCGGCAATCAGAGCACCG GTCCTGAAGGAGCCAACCTGTTCATATACCACCTGCCCCAGGAATTTGGCGACCAGGATCTCCTGCAGATGTTCATGCCCTTTGGAAACGTCATCTCGGCCAAGGTCTTCATCGACAAACAGACCAACCTCAGCAAGTGTTTCG GCTTCGTGAGTTATGACAATCCTGTGTCGTCACAGGCGGCCATCCAGTCCATGAACGGCTTTCAGATTGGCATGAAGCGGCTTAAGGTCCAGCTCAAGCGATCCAAAAACGACAGCAAGCCATACTGA
- the celf1 gene encoding CUGBP Elav-like family member 1 isoform X1 yields MDSVEAETLYLSAEQHGQHECELPLSALEAAASGGSKKMNGTLDHPDQPDIDAIKMFVGQIPRSWSEDQLRELFEPYGAVYEINVLRDRSQNPPQSKGCCFITYYTRKAALEAQNALHNMKILPGMHHPIQMKPADSEKNNAVEDRKLFIGMISKKCNENDIRLMFSPYGQIEECRILRGPDGLSRGCAFVTFTARQMAQSAIKSMHQSQTMEGCSSPIVVKFADTQKDKEQKRMAQQLQQQMQQLNAASMWGNLAGLNSLGPQYLALYLQLLQQSASSGNALNNLHPMSGLSAMQNLAALAAAASGTQATPTGSSALTTSSSPLSVLTSSAGSSPTSSTNSSMNPMASLGALQSLAAGAGAGLNMGSLAAGMAALNGGLGSGGLGSGGLGSGGLSNGSASTMEALTQAAYSGIQQYAAAALPSLYNQSLLSQQSMGAAGSQKEASGNQSTGPEGANLFIYHLPQEFGDQDLLQMFMPFGNVISAKVFIDKQTNLSKCFGFVSYDNPVSSQAAIQSMNGFQIGMKRLKVQLKRSKNDSKPY; encoded by the exons ATCAAAGAAGATGAACGGAACCCTGGACCATCCGGACCAGCCGGACATCGACGCCATAAAGATGTTTGTGGGGCAGATCCCGCGCTCCTGGTCAGAGGACCAGCTGAGGGAGCTTTTCGAGCCGTACGGCGCAGTCTACGAGATCAACGTGCTCCGCGACCGCAGCCAGAACCCTCCGCAGAGCAAAG GTTGTTGTTTCATCACATATTACACACGCAAAGCTGCATTAGAAGCACAGAACGCCCTTCACAACATGAAGATACTCCCAGGG aTGCATCACCCCATCCAGATGAAGCCCGCTGACAGCGAGAAGAACAACG CCGTAGAGGACAGGAAGTTATTCATCGGCATGATCTCAAAGAAGTGCAACGAAAACGATATCCGGCTCATGTTCTCGCCCTACGGACAGATCGAAGAGTGTCGGATACTGCGAGGACCTGATGGCTTGAGCCGCG GCTGTGCCTTCGTCACCTTCACAGCAAGACAGATGGCCCAGTCAGCCATCAAGTCAATGCACCAGTCCCAAACCATGGAG GGTTGCTCCTCCCCGATCGTGGTGAAGTTTGCCGACACGCAGAAGGATAAGGAGCAGAAGCGCATGGCGCAGCAGCTCCAACAGCAGATGCAGCAGCTCAATGCCGCCTCCATGTGGGGCAACCTGGCTGGACTCAACTCGCTGGGCCCCCAGTACCTCGCA CTTTATTTGCAGCTCCTGCAGCAGTCTGCCTCCTCTGGGAATGCACTCAACAACCTGCACCCCATGTCAG GTCTGAGTGCCATGCAGAATCTGGCAGCGCTGGCAGCAGCAGCGAGTGGCACACaggccacgcccacaggaagcaGTGCGCTGACCACGTCCAGCAGTCCCCTCAGTGTGCTCACCAGCTCAG cgggttcctcccccacctccagcACTAACTCCTCTATGAATCCCATGGCTTCTCTTGGAGCCCTGCAGTCTCTGGCCGCAGGTGCTGGGGCTGGCCTTAACATGGGCTCTCTtgcag CAGGCATGGCAGCGCTGAACGGAGGTCTGGGCAGCGGAGGTCTGGGCAGCGGAGGTCTGGGCAGTGGAGGTCTGTCAAACGGCTCGGCCAGCACCATGGAGGCCCTGACCCAGGCAGCCTACTCGGGCATCCAGCAGTACGCGGCTGCCGCCCTGCCCAGCCTCTACAACCAGAGCCTGCTCTCCCAGCAGAGCATGGGCGCTGCCGGCAGCCAGAAGGAAG CAAGCGGCAATCAGAGCACCG GTCCTGAAGGAGCCAACCTGTTCATATACCACCTGCCCCAGGAATTTGGCGACCAGGATCTCCTGCAGATGTTCATGCCCTTTGGAAACGTCATCTCGGCCAAGGTCTTCATCGACAAACAGACCAACCTCAGCAAGTGTTTCG GCTTCGTGAGTTATGACAATCCTGTGTCGTCACAGGCGGCCATCCAGTCCATGAACGGCTTTCAGATTGGCATGAAGCGGCTTAAGGTCCAGCTCAAGCGATCCAAAAACGACAGCAAGCCATACTGA
- the celf1 gene encoding CUGBP Elav-like family member 1 isoform X8: MDSVEAETLYLSAEQHGQHECELPLSALEAAASGGSKKMNGTLDHPDQPDIDAIKMFVGQIPRSWSEDQLRELFEPYGAVYEINVLRDRSQNPPQSKGCCFITYYTRKAALEAQNALHNMKILPGMHHPIQMKPADSEKNNAVEDRKLFIGMISKKCNENDIRLMFSPYGQIEECRILRGPDGLSRGCAFVTFTARQMAQSAIKSMHQSQTMEGCSSPIVVKFADTQKDKEQKRMAQQLQQQMQQLNAASMWGNLAGLNSLGPQYLALLQQSASSGNALNNLHPMSGLSAMQNLAALAAAASGTQATPTGSSALTTSSSPLSVLTSSAGSSPTSSTNSSMNPMASLGALQSLAAGAGAGLNMGSLAAGMAALNGGLGSGGLGSGGLGSGGLSNGSASTMEALTQAAYSGIQQYAAAALPSLYNQSLLSQQSMGAAGSQKEGPEGANLFIYHLPQEFGDQDLLQMFMPFGNVISAKVFIDKQTNLSKCFGFVSYDNPVSSQAAIQSMNGFQIGMKRLKVQLKRSKNDSKPY; this comes from the exons ATCAAAGAAGATGAACGGAACCCTGGACCATCCGGACCAGCCGGACATCGACGCCATAAAGATGTTTGTGGGGCAGATCCCGCGCTCCTGGTCAGAGGACCAGCTGAGGGAGCTTTTCGAGCCGTACGGCGCAGTCTACGAGATCAACGTGCTCCGCGACCGCAGCCAGAACCCTCCGCAGAGCAAAG GTTGTTGTTTCATCACATATTACACACGCAAAGCTGCATTAGAAGCACAGAACGCCCTTCACAACATGAAGATACTCCCAGGG aTGCATCACCCCATCCAGATGAAGCCCGCTGACAGCGAGAAGAACAACG CCGTAGAGGACAGGAAGTTATTCATCGGCATGATCTCAAAGAAGTGCAACGAAAACGATATCCGGCTCATGTTCTCGCCCTACGGACAGATCGAAGAGTGTCGGATACTGCGAGGACCTGATGGCTTGAGCCGCG GCTGTGCCTTCGTCACCTTCACAGCAAGACAGATGGCCCAGTCAGCCATCAAGTCAATGCACCAGTCCCAAACCATGGAG GGTTGCTCCTCCCCGATCGTGGTGAAGTTTGCCGACACGCAGAAGGATAAGGAGCAGAAGCGCATGGCGCAGCAGCTCCAACAGCAGATGCAGCAGCTCAATGCCGCCTCCATGTGGGGCAACCTGGCTGGACTCAACTCGCTGGGCCCCCAGTACCTCGCA CTCCTGCAGCAGTCTGCCTCCTCTGGGAATGCACTCAACAACCTGCACCCCATGTCAG GTCTGAGTGCCATGCAGAATCTGGCAGCGCTGGCAGCAGCAGCGAGTGGCACACaggccacgcccacaggaagcaGTGCGCTGACCACGTCCAGCAGTCCCCTCAGTGTGCTCACCAGCTCAG cgggttcctcccccacctccagcACTAACTCCTCTATGAATCCCATGGCTTCTCTTGGAGCCCTGCAGTCTCTGGCCGCAGGTGCTGGGGCTGGCCTTAACATGGGCTCTCTtgcag CAGGCATGGCAGCGCTGAACGGAGGTCTGGGCAGCGGAGGTCTGGGCAGCGGAGGTCTGGGCAGTGGAGGTCTGTCAAACGGCTCGGCCAGCACCATGGAGGCCCTGACCCAGGCAGCCTACTCGGGCATCCAGCAGTACGCGGCTGCCGCCCTGCCCAGCCTCTACAACCAGAGCCTGCTCTCCCAGCAGAGCATGGGCGCTGCCGGCAGCCAGAAGGAAG GTCCTGAAGGAGCCAACCTGTTCATATACCACCTGCCCCAGGAATTTGGCGACCAGGATCTCCTGCAGATGTTCATGCCCTTTGGAAACGTCATCTCGGCCAAGGTCTTCATCGACAAACAGACCAACCTCAGCAAGTGTTTCG GCTTCGTGAGTTATGACAATCCTGTGTCGTCACAGGCGGCCATCCAGTCCATGAACGGCTTTCAGATTGGCATGAAGCGGCTTAAGGTCCAGCTCAAGCGATCCAAAAACGACAGCAAGCCATACTGA
- the celf1 gene encoding CUGBP Elav-like family member 1 isoform X5 encodes MNGTLDHPDQPDIDAIKMFVGQIPRSWSEDQLRELFEPYGAVYEINVLRDRSQNPPQSKGCCFITYYTRKAALEAQNALHNMKILPGMHHPIQMKPADSEKNNAVEDRKLFIGMISKKCNENDIRLMFSPYGQIEECRILRGPDGLSRGCAFVTFTARQMAQSAIKSMHQSQTMEGCSSPIVVKFADTQKDKEQKRMAQQLQQQMQQLNAASMWGNLAGLNSLGPQYLALYLQLLQQSASSGNALNNLHPMSGLSAMQNLAALAAAASGTQATPTGSSALTTSSSPLSVLTSSAGSSPTSSTNSSMNPMASLGALQSLAAGAGAGLNMGSLAAGMAALNGGLGSGGLGSGGLGSGGLSNGSASTMEALTQAAYSGIQQYAAAALPSLYNQSLLSQQSMGAAGSQKEASGNQSTGPEGANLFIYHLPQEFGDQDLLQMFMPFGNVISAKVFIDKQTNLSKCFGFVSYDNPVSSQAAIQSMNGFQIGMKRLKVQLKRSKNDSKPY; translated from the exons ATGAACGGAACCCTGGACCATCCGGACCAGCCGGACATCGACGCCATAAAGATGTTTGTGGGGCAGATCCCGCGCTCCTGGTCAGAGGACCAGCTGAGGGAGCTTTTCGAGCCGTACGGCGCAGTCTACGAGATCAACGTGCTCCGCGACCGCAGCCAGAACCCTCCGCAGAGCAAAG GTTGTTGTTTCATCACATATTACACACGCAAAGCTGCATTAGAAGCACAGAACGCCCTTCACAACATGAAGATACTCCCAGGG aTGCATCACCCCATCCAGATGAAGCCCGCTGACAGCGAGAAGAACAACG CCGTAGAGGACAGGAAGTTATTCATCGGCATGATCTCAAAGAAGTGCAACGAAAACGATATCCGGCTCATGTTCTCGCCCTACGGACAGATCGAAGAGTGTCGGATACTGCGAGGACCTGATGGCTTGAGCCGCG GCTGTGCCTTCGTCACCTTCACAGCAAGACAGATGGCCCAGTCAGCCATCAAGTCAATGCACCAGTCCCAAACCATGGAG GGTTGCTCCTCCCCGATCGTGGTGAAGTTTGCCGACACGCAGAAGGATAAGGAGCAGAAGCGCATGGCGCAGCAGCTCCAACAGCAGATGCAGCAGCTCAATGCCGCCTCCATGTGGGGCAACCTGGCTGGACTCAACTCGCTGGGCCCCCAGTACCTCGCA CTTTATTTGCAGCTCCTGCAGCAGTCTGCCTCCTCTGGGAATGCACTCAACAACCTGCACCCCATGTCAG GTCTGAGTGCCATGCAGAATCTGGCAGCGCTGGCAGCAGCAGCGAGTGGCACACaggccacgcccacaggaagcaGTGCGCTGACCACGTCCAGCAGTCCCCTCAGTGTGCTCACCAGCTCAG cgggttcctcccccacctccagcACTAACTCCTCTATGAATCCCATGGCTTCTCTTGGAGCCCTGCAGTCTCTGGCCGCAGGTGCTGGGGCTGGCCTTAACATGGGCTCTCTtgcag CAGGCATGGCAGCGCTGAACGGAGGTCTGGGCAGCGGAGGTCTGGGCAGCGGAGGTCTGGGCAGTGGAGGTCTGTCAAACGGCTCGGCCAGCACCATGGAGGCCCTGACCCAGGCAGCCTACTCGGGCATCCAGCAGTACGCGGCTGCCGCCCTGCCCAGCCTCTACAACCAGAGCCTGCTCTCCCAGCAGAGCATGGGCGCTGCCGGCAGCCAGAAGGAAG CAAGCGGCAATCAGAGCACCG GTCCTGAAGGAGCCAACCTGTTCATATACCACCTGCCCCAGGAATTTGGCGACCAGGATCTCCTGCAGATGTTCATGCCCTTTGGAAACGTCATCTCGGCCAAGGTCTTCATCGACAAACAGACCAACCTCAGCAAGTGTTTCG GCTTCGTGAGTTATGACAATCCTGTGTCGTCACAGGCGGCCATCCAGTCCATGAACGGCTTTCAGATTGGCATGAAGCGGCTTAAGGTCCAGCTCAAGCGATCCAAAAACGACAGCAAGCCATACTGA
- the celf1 gene encoding CUGBP Elav-like family member 1 isoform X4 → MDSVEAETLYLSAEQHGQHECELPLSALEAAASGGSKKMNGTLDHPDQPDIDAIKMFVGQIPRSWSEDQLRELFEPYGAVYEINVLRDRSQNPPQSKGCCFITYYTRKAALEAQNALHNMKILPGMHHPIQMKPADSEKNNAVEDRKLFIGMISKKCNENDIRLMFSPYGQIEECRILRGPDGLSRGCAFVTFTARQMAQSAIKSMHQSQTMEGCSSPIVVKFADTQKDKEQKRMAQQLQQQMQQLNAASMWGNLAGLNSLGPQYLALYLQLLQQSASSGNALNNLHPMSGLSAMQNLAALAAAASGTQATPTGSSALTTSSSPLSVLTSSAGSSPTSSTNSSMNPMASLGALQSLAAGAGAGLNMGSLAAGMAALNGGLGSGGLGSGGLGSGGLSNGSASTMEALTQAAYSGIQQYAAAALPSLYNQSLLSQQSMGAAGSQKEGPEGANLFIYHLPQEFGDQDLLQMFMPFGNVISAKVFIDKQTNLSKCFGFVSYDNPVSSQAAIQSMNGFQIGMKRLKVQLKRSKNDSKPY, encoded by the exons ATCAAAGAAGATGAACGGAACCCTGGACCATCCGGACCAGCCGGACATCGACGCCATAAAGATGTTTGTGGGGCAGATCCCGCGCTCCTGGTCAGAGGACCAGCTGAGGGAGCTTTTCGAGCCGTACGGCGCAGTCTACGAGATCAACGTGCTCCGCGACCGCAGCCAGAACCCTCCGCAGAGCAAAG GTTGTTGTTTCATCACATATTACACACGCAAAGCTGCATTAGAAGCACAGAACGCCCTTCACAACATGAAGATACTCCCAGGG aTGCATCACCCCATCCAGATGAAGCCCGCTGACAGCGAGAAGAACAACG CCGTAGAGGACAGGAAGTTATTCATCGGCATGATCTCAAAGAAGTGCAACGAAAACGATATCCGGCTCATGTTCTCGCCCTACGGACAGATCGAAGAGTGTCGGATACTGCGAGGACCTGATGGCTTGAGCCGCG GCTGTGCCTTCGTCACCTTCACAGCAAGACAGATGGCCCAGTCAGCCATCAAGTCAATGCACCAGTCCCAAACCATGGAG GGTTGCTCCTCCCCGATCGTGGTGAAGTTTGCCGACACGCAGAAGGATAAGGAGCAGAAGCGCATGGCGCAGCAGCTCCAACAGCAGATGCAGCAGCTCAATGCCGCCTCCATGTGGGGCAACCTGGCTGGACTCAACTCGCTGGGCCCCCAGTACCTCGCA CTTTATTTGCAGCTCCTGCAGCAGTCTGCCTCCTCTGGGAATGCACTCAACAACCTGCACCCCATGTCAG GTCTGAGTGCCATGCAGAATCTGGCAGCGCTGGCAGCAGCAGCGAGTGGCACACaggccacgcccacaggaagcaGTGCGCTGACCACGTCCAGCAGTCCCCTCAGTGTGCTCACCAGCTCAG cgggttcctcccccacctccagcACTAACTCCTCTATGAATCCCATGGCTTCTCTTGGAGCCCTGCAGTCTCTGGCCGCAGGTGCTGGGGCTGGCCTTAACATGGGCTCTCTtgcag CAGGCATGGCAGCGCTGAACGGAGGTCTGGGCAGCGGAGGTCTGGGCAGCGGAGGTCTGGGCAGTGGAGGTCTGTCAAACGGCTCGGCCAGCACCATGGAGGCCCTGACCCAGGCAGCCTACTCGGGCATCCAGCAGTACGCGGCTGCCGCCCTGCCCAGCCTCTACAACCAGAGCCTGCTCTCCCAGCAGAGCATGGGCGCTGCCGGCAGCCAGAAGGAAG GTCCTGAAGGAGCCAACCTGTTCATATACCACCTGCCCCAGGAATTTGGCGACCAGGATCTCCTGCAGATGTTCATGCCCTTTGGAAACGTCATCTCGGCCAAGGTCTTCATCGACAAACAGACCAACCTCAGCAAGTGTTTCG GCTTCGTGAGTTATGACAATCCTGTGTCGTCACAGGCGGCCATCCAGTCCATGAACGGCTTTCAGATTGGCATGAAGCGGCTTAAGGTCCAGCTCAAGCGATCCAAAAACGACAGCAAGCCATACTGA
- the celf1 gene encoding CUGBP Elav-like family member 1 isoform X3, protein MDSVEAETLYLSAEQHGQHECELPLSALEAAASGGSKKMNGTLDHPDQPDIDAIKMFVGQIPRSWSEDQLRELFEPYGAVYEINVLRDRSQNPPQSKGCCFITYYTRKAALEAQNALHNMKILPGMHHPIQMKPADSEKNNAVEDRKLFIGMISKKCNENDIRLMFSPYGQIEECRILRGPDGLSRGCAFVTFTARQMAQSAIKSMHQSQTMEGCSSPIVVKFADTQKDKEQKRMAQQLQQQMQQLNAASMWGNLAGLNSLGPQYLALLQQSASSGNALNNLHPMSGLSAMQNLAALAAAASGTQATPTGSSALTTSSSPLSVLTSSAGSSPTSSTNSSMNPMASLGALQSLAAGAGAGLNMGSLAAGMAALNGGLGSGGLGSGGLGSGGLSNGSASTMEALTQAAYSGIQQYAAAALPSLYNQSLLSQQSMGAAGSQKEASGNQSTGPEGANLFIYHLPQEFGDQDLLQMFMPFGNVISAKVFIDKQTNLSKCFGFVSYDNPVSSQAAIQSMNGFQIGMKRLKVQLKRSKNDSKPY, encoded by the exons ATCAAAGAAGATGAACGGAACCCTGGACCATCCGGACCAGCCGGACATCGACGCCATAAAGATGTTTGTGGGGCAGATCCCGCGCTCCTGGTCAGAGGACCAGCTGAGGGAGCTTTTCGAGCCGTACGGCGCAGTCTACGAGATCAACGTGCTCCGCGACCGCAGCCAGAACCCTCCGCAGAGCAAAG GTTGTTGTTTCATCACATATTACACACGCAAAGCTGCATTAGAAGCACAGAACGCCCTTCACAACATGAAGATACTCCCAGGG aTGCATCACCCCATCCAGATGAAGCCCGCTGACAGCGAGAAGAACAACG CCGTAGAGGACAGGAAGTTATTCATCGGCATGATCTCAAAGAAGTGCAACGAAAACGATATCCGGCTCATGTTCTCGCCCTACGGACAGATCGAAGAGTGTCGGATACTGCGAGGACCTGATGGCTTGAGCCGCG GCTGTGCCTTCGTCACCTTCACAGCAAGACAGATGGCCCAGTCAGCCATCAAGTCAATGCACCAGTCCCAAACCATGGAG GGTTGCTCCTCCCCGATCGTGGTGAAGTTTGCCGACACGCAGAAGGATAAGGAGCAGAAGCGCATGGCGCAGCAGCTCCAACAGCAGATGCAGCAGCTCAATGCCGCCTCCATGTGGGGCAACCTGGCTGGACTCAACTCGCTGGGCCCCCAGTACCTCGCA CTCCTGCAGCAGTCTGCCTCCTCTGGGAATGCACTCAACAACCTGCACCCCATGTCAG GTCTGAGTGCCATGCAGAATCTGGCAGCGCTGGCAGCAGCAGCGAGTGGCACACaggccacgcccacaggaagcaGTGCGCTGACCACGTCCAGCAGTCCCCTCAGTGTGCTCACCAGCTCAG cgggttcctcccccacctccagcACTAACTCCTCTATGAATCCCATGGCTTCTCTTGGAGCCCTGCAGTCTCTGGCCGCAGGTGCTGGGGCTGGCCTTAACATGGGCTCTCTtgcag CAGGCATGGCAGCGCTGAACGGAGGTCTGGGCAGCGGAGGTCTGGGCAGCGGAGGTCTGGGCAGTGGAGGTCTGTCAAACGGCTCGGCCAGCACCATGGAGGCCCTGACCCAGGCAGCCTACTCGGGCATCCAGCAGTACGCGGCTGCCGCCCTGCCCAGCCTCTACAACCAGAGCCTGCTCTCCCAGCAGAGCATGGGCGCTGCCGGCAGCCAGAAGGAAG CAAGCGGCAATCAGAGCACCG GTCCTGAAGGAGCCAACCTGTTCATATACCACCTGCCCCAGGAATTTGGCGACCAGGATCTCCTGCAGATGTTCATGCCCTTTGGAAACGTCATCTCGGCCAAGGTCTTCATCGACAAACAGACCAACCTCAGCAAGTGTTTCG GCTTCGTGAGTTATGACAATCCTGTGTCGTCACAGGCGGCCATCCAGTCCATGAACGGCTTTCAGATTGGCATGAAGCGGCTTAAGGTCCAGCTCAAGCGATCCAAAAACGACAGCAAGCCATACTGA
- the celf1 gene encoding CUGBP Elav-like family member 1 isoform X2, translating into MDSVEAETLYLSAEQHGQHECELPLSALEAAASGGSKKMNGTLDHPDQPDIDAIKMFVGQIPRSWSEDQLRELFEPYGAVYEINVLRDRSQNPPQSKGCCFITYYTRKAALEAQNALHNMKILPGMHHPIQMKPADSEKNNAVEDRKLFIGMISKKCNENDIRLMFSPYGQIEECRILRGPDGLSRGCAFVTFTARQMAQSAIKSMHQSQTMEGCSSPIVVKFADTQKDKEQKRMAQQLQQQMQQLNAASMWGNLAGLNSLGPQYLALYLQLLQQSASSGNALNNLHPMSGLSAMQNLAALAAAASGTQATPTGSSALTTSSSPLSVLTSSAGSSPTSSTNSSMNPMASLGALQSLAAGAGAGLNMGSLAGMAALNGGLGSGGLGSGGLGSGGLSNGSASTMEALTQAAYSGIQQYAAAALPSLYNQSLLSQQSMGAAGSQKEASGNQSTGPEGANLFIYHLPQEFGDQDLLQMFMPFGNVISAKVFIDKQTNLSKCFGFVSYDNPVSSQAAIQSMNGFQIGMKRLKVQLKRSKNDSKPY; encoded by the exons ATCAAAGAAGATGAACGGAACCCTGGACCATCCGGACCAGCCGGACATCGACGCCATAAAGATGTTTGTGGGGCAGATCCCGCGCTCCTGGTCAGAGGACCAGCTGAGGGAGCTTTTCGAGCCGTACGGCGCAGTCTACGAGATCAACGTGCTCCGCGACCGCAGCCAGAACCCTCCGCAGAGCAAAG GTTGTTGTTTCATCACATATTACACACGCAAAGCTGCATTAGAAGCACAGAACGCCCTTCACAACATGAAGATACTCCCAGGG aTGCATCACCCCATCCAGATGAAGCCCGCTGACAGCGAGAAGAACAACG CCGTAGAGGACAGGAAGTTATTCATCGGCATGATCTCAAAGAAGTGCAACGAAAACGATATCCGGCTCATGTTCTCGCCCTACGGACAGATCGAAGAGTGTCGGATACTGCGAGGACCTGATGGCTTGAGCCGCG GCTGTGCCTTCGTCACCTTCACAGCAAGACAGATGGCCCAGTCAGCCATCAAGTCAATGCACCAGTCCCAAACCATGGAG GGTTGCTCCTCCCCGATCGTGGTGAAGTTTGCCGACACGCAGAAGGATAAGGAGCAGAAGCGCATGGCGCAGCAGCTCCAACAGCAGATGCAGCAGCTCAATGCCGCCTCCATGTGGGGCAACCTGGCTGGACTCAACTCGCTGGGCCCCCAGTACCTCGCA CTTTATTTGCAGCTCCTGCAGCAGTCTGCCTCCTCTGGGAATGCACTCAACAACCTGCACCCCATGTCAG GTCTGAGTGCCATGCAGAATCTGGCAGCGCTGGCAGCAGCAGCGAGTGGCACACaggccacgcccacaggaagcaGTGCGCTGACCACGTCCAGCAGTCCCCTCAGTGTGCTCACCAGCTCAG cgggttcctcccccacctccagcACTAACTCCTCTATGAATCCCATGGCTTCTCTTGGAGCCCTGCAGTCTCTGGCCGCAGGTGCTGGGGCTGGCCTTAACATGGGCTCTCTtgcag GCATGGCAGCGCTGAACGGAGGTCTGGGCAGCGGAGGTCTGGGCAGCGGAGGTCTGGGCAGTGGAGGTCTGTCAAACGGCTCGGCCAGCACCATGGAGGCCCTGACCCAGGCAGCCTACTCGGGCATCCAGCAGTACGCGGCTGCCGCCCTGCCCAGCCTCTACAACCAGAGCCTGCTCTCCCAGCAGAGCATGGGCGCTGCCGGCAGCCAGAAGGAAG CAAGCGGCAATCAGAGCACCG GTCCTGAAGGAGCCAACCTGTTCATATACCACCTGCCCCAGGAATTTGGCGACCAGGATCTCCTGCAGATGTTCATGCCCTTTGGAAACGTCATCTCGGCCAAGGTCTTCATCGACAAACAGACCAACCTCAGCAAGTGTTTCG GCTTCGTGAGTTATGACAATCCTGTGTCGTCACAGGCGGCCATCCAGTCCATGAACGGCTTTCAGATTGGCATGAAGCGGCTTAAGGTCCAGCTCAAGCGATCCAAAAACGACAGCAAGCCATACTGA